The Acidimicrobiales bacterium genomic sequence CGGGACCGGGCTTCACGTTCCCGAGCGACCCACCTCACGGCAGCGTCGCCGTCGATCCCGACGGGTCGTTCGTCTACACCCCCGATGCGAACTTCGTCGGCACCGACGTGTTCGACTATCAGGCGTACGACGCTCGGGGCGCGGCCGACAGCGCGACCGTCACGGTGGCAGTGGCGCCGGTCGCCGACGCTCCGGTTGCCGGAGACGACTTCGAGCAGTCGGTCGAGAACGTCCCCCTCGCCGTGGCTGCCCCCGGCGTGCTCGGCAATGACACCGACGCCGACGGGGACTCCCTCACGGCTGGCGCAGCGAGCGATCCCCCCCACGGCAGCGTCGCATTGAACACCGACGGTTCGTACACCTACACCCCGGACGCCAACTTCAACGGCACCGACACCTTCTCCTACACCGCCACCGATTCCACCGGTCGCAGCGACACCGCCCTGGTGAGCATCGTCATCAACTTCGACGAGGCGTCGATCCTCAAGGACATCGACCCCGGCAAGTCGGGCAGCGAGCCCTCCGGCTTCGTCCACTTCGGGGACTCCGTCTACTTCTTCACGGCGACGTTCTCCGACCCATCGCGGACCGGGCTGTGGAAGACCGACGGATCCAAACCGGGGACGACGCTCGTGAAGCCGCTCCGGGGGTCTGGATCCATCACGGTGATGGGCGGCAGCATGTTCTTCCAGGCGGACGGAGGAACCGGTGACTTCGAGCTCTGGAAGAGCGACGGCACCGCGGCAGGAACAGTGCTCGTCAAGGACATCCATCCCGGCGAATCCGGATCCGACATCCGCAACGTCAAGCTCGTGGCGGACACGCTGTACTTCCAGGCCAACGACGGCAGCTCGGGCGCCGAGCTGTGGAAGAGCGACGGCACGGAGGCAGGAACCGTGCTCGTGAAGGACATCAACCCGGGCGCCGCCAGCAGCAACGCCAACGGCATGCAGGCGGCCGGGAGCACGGTGTACTTCCAGGCCACCACGTCCACCACCGGCACCGAGCTGTGGAAGACCGACGGCACCGAGGCTGGCACCGCCCTCGTGAAGGACATCAACGCCGGTACGGCCACCAGCAACCCGACGCTGCTCCAGGCCATCGGGACAACGGTCTACTTCCAGGCCAGCAATGGCACGGGCGCCGGCTCGAACGGCATCGAGCTGTGGAGGAGCGACGGGACCGGTGCGGGCACCGTTCTCGTCAAGGACATCAGCCCGGGCACAGCGTCGTCCCGCCCCAACTTCCTCAAGGCGATCGGTTCCACGCTGTGGTTCTCGGCCAACGACGGCCTCGACGGAGCCGAGCTGTGGAAGAGTGACGGCACGGAGGAAGGGACCGTCGAGGTCAGGAACCTCAACCCGGGCTTCAATGGCTCGAGCCCCAACCAGTTCACCGTCCTGGGCGATGCCGTGCTCTTCTCGGCCAGCGGCGGAACCGGGTCGGAGCTGTGGAAGACCGACGGCACCGAGGCCGGCACCGTGCAGGTCAAGGAGATCTACCCGGGCACCAACGGTTCGAGCCCCAGCGGCTTCGCGCTGTTCGGGGACGACCTGTACTTCTCGGCCAACGACGGCGTGCACGGGGCCGAGTTGTGGAAGACCGACGGCACCACCGAAGGCACGCTCATGGCAGAGGACCTTTTCCCGGGCGCCTCGGACAAGTGGTCGTCGCCCGGCCAACTGACGCCCGCGCTGGGCACGATGTTCTTCTCCGCTCTCGGCAAAGGCGTTGGCAGGGAGCCTTGGCGGCTCACGCCGCCCCGCGAGCTCTCGGTCGCAGGGGTCTCGGTGAGCGAGGGCGACAGTGGCACACGCAATGCCGTGTTCACCGTCACGTTGCTGGTACCCAAGACATCGACGGTGACGGTCGACTACTCGACCGCAGACGGCACGGCCGTCGCCGGCAGCGACTACACCGCCAAGTCGGGCACGCTGACGTTCACCCCGGGAATCACCACGCTGTCCGTCAAGGTCCCCGTCACGGGCGACACCGCCGACGAGGTCGACGAGTCGTTCACCCTCGTTCTGGCGACGGCCAGCGGCGCTGCCATCGTCTATGGCAACGCGGTGGGAACCATCGTCGACGACGACCCGAAAGCAGCGGGCCGCTACATCGCCATCGGCGATGCGTCCGTCTACGAAGGAGACTCCGGTGTCCGGACTGCCACGTTCACGGTGAGCTTGTCGAAGGCGGCGTCGTCGACCGTGAGCGTCAACTACACCGCAGTGGACGCGACTGCGACATCGCCTGGTGACTATGTGGCCAGCGCCGGCAAGCTGACATTCGCGGCCGGCATCACCACGATGACCGTGAAGGTCACCGTGAACCCCGACAACGCCATCGAGGGCGATGAAGCATTTGCGGTGAACCTCTCAACCGTGACGGGGCCGGCGGTCATTCTCGACGGTTCGGGGGTGGGCACCATTCTCGACGACGACGTCAGCTGAGATGGGGGGACCGACGGCCGGTGATGATGTCGGTGGACACCACCACGAAGCGGTCGTCGCCCCACTCGGTCCACCGGGGGATGTGAAGGCGGCCGAGGGCGGCGAGCTCGTCCGGGTCGTCCGTTTGGCGAGCGGTGCCCGTGACGGTGACGCTCCAGCCCTCGCCCGTGAGCGAGTCGACCCGGTCCGCCTCGAAGGCCACGACGGCGTCGCGAGTGGCCGCCTCCAGGCGGGTGCCCACCCCGGTGCGGAACACGATCGACTGGTCCACCAGCCGGAAGTTGACCGGGGTGATCGCGGGGAGCGCCCCGATCGTGATCCCCACACGGCCGAGGGTGGTTGTGGCAAGGAGGCGGAGGCACTCGGCTCGAGTGAGCACGAGGAGCCCGCTGCGGTCCCGTTCGACCACGACCGCAGCGCCGATGGTGGCGACGCCGTCGTCGGTGGTGGCCAGGGCGGCGGGTGCCGCTTCTGGGACAGCCGTGAGTCTCGGGGTCATGGCCGGGTCAGCCGTGGTGCAGCGGGACGACGAGGACCGGGCACCGGGCTGTGGCGCAGGATGGACGTCGTACGGCTCCCGAGGACGGCCCGAGTGAGCCCGGTGCGGGCATGGGTGGTCACCGCCACCAGGCCACACGGCGTCGTCTCCAGCTCGGTGGCGATCCCCTCGGCAGGACCGATAGGGTCGAACACGACGTGTCCTGACACCTCGATGTCGAGCCCGCGCCAGGTGTGCGCCAGCCCGTCCACGTAGGCACGGGGATCCCCGTTCGGTCCCAGGCCACGATACGGCTCCCGGCGGTCCAGACCGGCCAGAGCGGGCTCGGCCACGGTGACGATGCGGAGCGGCACGCCGAGGGCCGTCGCCCACCGGGCGGCCACCGGGACGATCTGGGCGGACACGGATGAGCCGTCGACGCACGCGAACACGGGGCCGTCGGCGAGGTGGCGTGGCGGCTCGAGGGCGGAGGCCGACGAGCAGCACCGGGTCGACCGCCTCGCCCAGCAGCGCCGTGGTGAAGGACCCGAGGGCGGCCTCGCCCAGCCGGCCCCTCGCGTGTGAGGCCATGCAGATGAGCGGAAGAGGCTGCTGGCGGGCGGCGGCCAGGATGCCGCCGGGCACGTCCCAGTCGACCCACGTGTCGACGGTGGCGGTCCTGCCGGCGGCGAGCTCGGCCACCCGCGCCGCCATGGCGTCCGCTTCGGACTGCTCGATGCCGACGGTGACGACGTGCAGCCCGGCACCGAAGTGCCGTGCGACCTCGGCGGCGGGGCCGAGAGCGGCCTCGGAGGTAGCTGACCTGCTCAGCGGTACCACGACCATCGAGATGGCCAGGCCGAGTGTGATGTCGGAGCGCTGGGTGGTGGGCATGGTGCTCCTCCTTTTCGGATGTCCCCAGCCTGGACGGCAGGGGTGGCGGGGGCGAGGGCCGATGGTCCGCTCCGGAGGGGACGTTCGGCACTGCTCCGCCCGACCGCCGGGGCCCCACACTTGGCGGCGACGACGTTCGCGAAGGGAATACGACCATGACGAATGCGGTGGAGGGACCGTCCCTGGTGGCCATGTCGCACGAGCAGTGCGTGGATTTGCTGAAGGCGCACACGGTGGGGCGAATCGCGGTGGCCGCACCCGGGGCGTCGCCCCTGGTCGTTCCCGTGAACTACCTCGTCGACGGGGAGGTGGTCGTATTCCGGTCGGGAAGGGGCTCCAAGCTCCGCTCGCTGCGGGGCACGCCCGTGAGCTTCCAGATCGATCAGATCGACCCGCTCCAGCACACGGGATGGAGCGTCCTCGTGCGCGGGCGGGCCTACGAGGCGACCCGCTGGGAGACCGATCACCTCCAGCTCGAGCCGTGGGCGCCGGGCGACAAGGGGCATTGGGTGCGCATCGTCCCCGACTCGATCTCCGGGCAAAGGCTGACCCGTGACGACCGGTTCGTCGACCTCGGCGGGTACCTCTGAGCTCAGGATGCGGCCCCTGAGGAGGGACATCCGGAGTCCGGACGCCTACCGTTCGCAAGCGAATCTCCGCCGTGTTGTCCCCGGCGTCTCACACTTGGGGCGAGGTGGCCGATTGGATAGGGGAAGGTTGCCGGGGCCGGAGACGGGCTCCGGAGTCTACGGATCCGGGAGACGCCGATGACAACCGTGGAAGCGATTGATCGGAGCGATTCCGACCGCTTCCGCGTGCCTCTCGAGTCGGCCCCGGACGCCATGGTGGTCGTCGACGACGCGGGCGTCATCGTCGAGGTCAACGCCCAGGTGGAGCGCCTGTTCGGCTACAGCCGCAACGAGCTCGTGGGACAGGCGGTCGAGATGCTCATCCCCGAGCGCTTCCGGGGCGTCCACCCCGGCCACCGGGCCGACTACATGGTCGACCCGCACGCCCGGCCCATGGGCGCCGGGCTGGACATGTACGGCCGCCGGAAGGACGGCGGCGAGTTCCCGGTGGAGGTCTCCCTCAGCACGCTCGAGACCGAGCACGGCGTGTTCGTGTCGAGCGCGATACGGGACATCACCGACCGGCGCCGGTCGGAGCAGATGTTCCGAGGCCTCCTCGAATCCGCCCCGGACGCCATGGTCATCGTCAACGCCGATGGCACGATCGTCCTGGTCAACGCCCAGGTCGAGCGGCTGTTCGGGTACCCCCGTGAGGAGCTGCTCGGGCAGAAGGTCGACATCCTCGTCCCGGACCGGTTCCAGGCCAGCCACCCGGGTCACCGGGCCAAGTACGGCGTCGACCCGCACACCCGGCCGATGGGAGCGGGCCTGGAGCTGTACGGGCGGCGCAAGGACGGCACCGAGTTCCCCGTGGAGATCTCGCTCAGCCCGCTCGAGACCGAGGACGGGATCCTTGTGTCGAGCGCCATCCGGGACATCACGGCCCGCCGGCAGTCCGAGCAGGACGCCTCCCACTTCCGGGCGGTGGTGGAGTCGTCCCACGACGCCATCATCGGCAAGGACCTCGAGGGCATCGTCACCAGCTGGAACTCGGGCGCCGAGCGGCTGTACGGATACTTCTCCGCCGAGATGGTCGGCCGCTCGATATCGACGCTGGTCCCGCCTGGGCACGACGACGAGCTCGCCGACGTCCTCCGGCGGGTGCGGCTCGGAGAGCGGATCGACGACTACGAGACGGTGCGGGCCTGCAAGGACGGCACCCAGGTCGACGTGTCGCTGACCGTGTCGCCGATCCGGGACCGGGACGGCACCGTCATCGGGGCGTCAACCATCGCCCGGGACATCAGCGCCCGGCTGCGGTACCAAGGGCAGCTGCGATTCCTCGCCGAGCACGACCCGCTCACCGGCGCGTGGAACCGGCGCCGGTTCGAGCGCGAGGTCAGCGAGCAGATCGGCCGCGCCCGCCGCTACGGCGAGCACGCCGCCGTCCTCACCATCGATGTCAACCGGTTCAAGCACATCAACGACACCTACGGGCACCGCGTGGGCGACAAGGCGCTCAAGTCCATCGCTGCGACGTTGAAGCGACGGCTGCGGGACACCGACGTCGTGGCCCGCGTCGGCGGCGACGAGTTCGCCGTCCTGCTGCCCTACGCCAACGAGGAGCAGGGTCTGGCCATGGCCGCCGACCTGCGCCGGGTGATCGGCGAGTGCACGGTGGACGCCGGCGACGCCGTCGTCCGCCTCTCGGCCAGCATCGGTGTGGTCCACGTCGACCAGCACACGACCAGCGAGGAGGCCGTTCTCAACGAGGCCGACCGGGCCATGTACCGCGAGAAGGCCAAGCGGGGGTAGGGGCTCGGTCTCGCCTCAGCGCCGCCTGTCGTGGCGAGCCGCGACCCGCCGGTCGGAGCGCACGATCGACACCATGAGGGCCAGACCGCCACCGGCGGCCGCCAGGAAGCACACGATGGCCACGGCCGGATAGCCGAGCAGTTTGGTCGACGTCTCGACGCGCATCAGCATCGCCGCGCCGACGATGAGCGCGGCCAGCACCAACCCCATGGTGAGGCGGTTGGCCAGCTTCTGGAAGCCGCGCATCAGCTCCGCCTCGTCGATGGCCTGCACCTTGAGCTCGAAGGTGCCCTCGGCCATGGCGTCCATGACCTTGTTGACCCGCCCCGGGAGCTGCTCGACGAAATCGCGGGCTTCGAGCAGGGCGGCGAAGGCGCTGGCGGGCGACGTTCGCATCTCGCTCTGCATCACGTCGCTGGCCCGGGACTCGATGGCCTCGATCGGCTCGAACGACGGGTCGAGCGTGCGGGCCACCTGATCGAGGTTGAGCAGGGCCTTGCCGAGCATCGACAGCTCGGGCGGCAGCCGCAGGCCGTTGTCGCCCGAGATGGTCATCAGCTCCATGACCACCGAACCGGCGTCCATCTGATCGAGGGACTGGCCCTGGCTGCGCTCCACCAGCTCGGCGGCCCGCAGGCAGAAGCCGTCGTGGTCGAACCCCTCCAGCGGCCGGCCCATGGCCACGGCCGCCTCGGCCACCCCTCTGCCGTTCCCGTCGCTCAGGGCGAGGAGCAGCTTCACCAACAGCTCGCGCATCGACCTCGGGACGCGGGCCACCATGCCGACGTCGACGAGCGCCAGCCGGCTGTCAGGAGTGAGCAGCACGTTGCCCGGATGGGGGTCGGCATGGAAGAAGCCCTCGACGAGGATCTGGTCCAGGTAGGCGTGGAACAGCTGCTCGGCCAGGATGGAGCCGTCGAGCTCGAGGCGGGCCAGCGGGCCGAGGTCGGTGACCTTGCGCCCGGGGACGTACTGCATGGTGAGGACGGTCTGCGTCGTGTAGTCGGCGATGGGGTCGGGGACGACGAGACGGTCGTAGGGACGCAGGATGCGGCCGAGGGTCGTGAGGTTGGCCGCTTCCCGGCGGTAGTCCAGCTCGCCGCTCAACGACCGCCGGAACTGGCGGAGAAGCTCGGTGAATCCGTAGCGCCGCCCGGCCTCGAAATGCCGGTCGGCGAACTCCGCCAGCTCGGCCAGGCCTTCCATGTCCGCCGCCACCCGCTCCCTGACCCCGGGGCGCTGGACCTTGACCACCACCTCCCGCCCGTCCCGCATCCGGGCTCTGTGGACCTGGCCGAGCGACGCCGACGCCAACGGTTCGGCATCGAAGAAGTCGAAGCCCTTGGAGATGCGGAATCCCAGCTCGCTCTCCACGATGCGCTCGACGTCCGCGAAGCCGAACGGTGCCACCGAGTCCTGCAGCCGGGTCAGTGCCTGGGCGTACGCAGGCGGGATGAGGTCGGCGCGCGTGGACAGCAGCTGACCGAGCTTGATGTAGGTCGGGCCGAGGGCCTCCAGGTCCGCTGCCAGCTCCTCCGCCTTGGGCGGGACGGGCGGTTCGGCAGCTCGCTCGTCGTCCAGCAGCTCGTCGAGGCCGGCCTGGCGGACGAGATCCGACCGTCCGTACTTGACCAGGAGACGGACGACGTCCCGGTACCGGCTGACGCGTTGGGGTCGAAGTGAGAGAGCCACCGCAGGGGCTGTACCCGACCCGTCGGGTGTCAACCGCCGACTTCCAAGCGTGACCGGAGTGTCGGGACTGCGGGGCGCGCGGAGCACGGGCGGGGGCGCCGGCTCGTCGCGGGCGCAACAATCGTCGCATGGCCCGGCTCTTCGACGTCCGCGACGCGGCCGACGAGCGGGTGTCGGACTACGTCGGGCTCACCGACCCCGACCTGCGGCGGCGGCGGGAGCAGGCGGACGGCGGGGACGGCGCCTTCTTCATCGCCGAGGGTGCCGGCGTCATTCGCCAGCTCGTCCGCTCGACGTACCGGATCCGGTCGCTGTTCCTGACGCCGCAGCGCCTCGCTGTCCTGGAGCCTGACCTGGCCGATGTGGACGCGCCGGTGTTCGTGGCGCCGCAGGAGGTGGTGAACGCCGTGTCGGGCTTCCCGCTGCACCGGGGCGCCATCGCGTCGGCCCACCGCGACCCGCTCCCGGAGGCGCTCGCCGTGGCCGAGGACGCCGACCTGGTGGTCGTCACCGAGGGGCTCAACGACCACGAGAACCTGGGCGCGCTGTTCCGCAACGCCGCTGCCTTCGGCGCGGGAGCCGTGCTCCTGGACCCGACCTCGGCCGACCCGCTCTACCGCCGGTCGGTGCGCGTGTCGATGGGGCAGGTGCTGCACGTCCCGTTCGCTCGTGCCGCGCCCTGGCCCGGCGTCGTCGGCGACCTCCGGGCCCGGGGGTTCGAGGTGCTGGCCCTCACACCGGGACCCGACGCCGAGGATCTCCGCCACGTCGAGCCCCGGCCCCGCCAGGCCCTGATCGTCGGGGCAGAGGGTGCCGGCCTGTCCGCTCGCGCCCTGGCCGCCGCCGACCGCCGGGTGCGCATTCCGATGGCGCCGGGTGTCGACTCGCTCAACGTGGCGACCGCCGCCGCCATCGCCCTGCACCACCTGGTCGGGACCGCCCTGCGCCGCCGGTAGCGTTCCCCCACATGGGCGAGGAGGCGCGGGACGAGGACGAGCGGGCCATCCCGGTGATCCTCGTGTCCAACCGCGGCCCGATCGAGTACGGCCGCAGCGACGGGGAGCGCACGACCAAGCGTGGAGGCGGCGGGCTGGTGACCGCCCTGTCGGGGCTGGCCGGGCGGCTGGACGACGTCGTGTGGGTGTGCGGGGCGCTCACCGACGAGGACGTGGTCGTGTCCAAGGAACGGGGCGGCAAGGCGTTCGAGGCCGAGGGTGACGGCGGCGACCCCGATGCGGGCGACGGGCTGAAGGTCCGCATGGTGCAGATCGACGCCGACCAGCAGAACAAGTTCTACAACGTCATCTCCAACCCGCTGCTGTGGTTCATCCAGCACTACCTGTGGGGCATGAGCACGGCGCCGGACGTCACCGACGTGGAGACCGATGCCTTCCACAACGGCTACGTGCCGGTGAACCAGGCGTTCGCCGAGCACGTGATCGAAGAGGTCGAGGCCCGGGGCGGGTACGCCACCGTGATGGTCCAGGACTACCACTTCTATCTCGTTCCCCAGCTCGTGCGGGCCCGGTGCCCGGACGCCTTTCTCCACCATTTCGTGCACACGCCGTGGCCCCAGCCCGACGCGTGGCGGGTCCTCCCGCCGTCGATGCGCGAGGCGCTGTTGTGCGGCGTGCTCGGCAACGACGTGGTCGCCTTCCACACCGAGCGCTATGCCCGGAACTTCCTCCTCGGGTGCCAGGAGCTGCTGGGGCTGAACGTCGACCTCAAGAAGCTCACCGTGGAGACGGAGGGCCGTACCGTACGGGCCCGGTGGTACCCGATCTCGGTCGATGCCGCCGACCTCGAGGCCCTGGCGGCGTCCCCGGGCGTGCTCGAGCACGAGAAGCGCCTGCAGGAACGCCCCCGCCCGAACCTGATCCTGCGGGTCGACCGGGCTGACCTGAGCAAGAACATCGTGCGCGGCTTCCGGGCCTTCGACCTCCTCCTGGACGAGCACCCGGAACTGATCGAGCAGGTCACGTTCCTCGCCCTGATCCAGCCCAGTCGCCAGGACGTCGACGCCTATGTGGAGTACCTGGAGCGGATCAAGCGGGTGGTAGCCGACGTCAATCTCAAGCACGGCAACTCGAACTGGCAGCCCATCGATCTCCGGCTGGAGGACGACATCGACCAGGCTGTCGCCGCCTACAAGCTGTTCGACGTGCTGGTGGTGAACGCCATCTTCGACGGCATGAACCTGGTTGCCAAAGAGGCGGTGCTGGTCAACGAGAACGACGGGGTGCTGGCGCTCTCCGAGAACACGGGAGCCCACGAGGAGCTGGGCCGGTTCGCCATCACGCTGCACCCCTTCGACATCCGCCAGCAGGCCGAAGCCCTGCACCAGGCGCTGGTCATGGATCGGACGGAGCGGCGCGACCGCCTGGCCGCGTGCGCCGACATCATCAGGCAGAACGACATCGGCAAGTGGCTGGGCGAGCAGCTGCGCGACGTGAAGGACCTCCGCCGCCGGCAGCGCTCGGGGTCCTCGACCCGCTGACGGCGGCCGGCGGCCCCGCGGCGCGTGCGGTGCCGCGCGTCGGGTGCGGCGTGGGTGCCGCGCGTGGCCCCGGTGGGTACGAGTTCGGCATGAACATGGCGACGCCCGTCCCCGCAGGTGACGCCGACCAGGGCCCCGGCCTCGTGTCGGTCCCCGGGCCCGTTCCTGCGCCGGCTCCCGCCGACGTGTGCTCGGACGACCGGGGCGTCGGTGCAGCTGCCCTCGCCATGACCCGTACGGTTCTGGCCGTCGTCCGCCAGGCAGGAAGCGTCTCGGTGTCGACCCTGGGCGACGCCGTGGAGGGCCCGGGCCGCGCCCTCGCCGGCAGGATCGCCCGGGTGGCGCTGGAACGGCCCCGACCGGTGGCCGACCGCGCTGCGCTGGCCGCCGCCCTCGAGGCGGACGCGCGGGCGCCGCTGCTCGGTGGAGCCACCGCTGCCGCCGTGGCCGCGCGCGTGGCCGGCAGGGTGGGCCCGCTGCGGTTCCTGGCCCGTCGTACGCCGATGTGGCTGGTCATGACCGCCGTTCCTGCGGTGCACGCGTCGGTGGCGAGGGGCGCCGAGGAACTGGCGCTGGTCGCGTCGCATCTGGTGCACCGGGGCCGTGCCGCCGGTGTCGAGGCGGATCCCGAGCGGGTCCGCCGGGTCGCCGCGCAGCTCCTGTCCGGCGCCCCCGTCAACCCCGATGCCGAGCCCCGCCACGCCACCCTGGCCGTGGCCTGGTTGCAGCGGGCCGTGCGAGCGACGCTTCCGTTCTCATCGGGCGTATCGACACGTGACCCGGCTGCGCTGGCTGCATCGGCGGCGGCGGTCGAACCGGCGATCCTCGCCGCCGCCCGACCGCCCGCAACTGGGAACGACACATGAGTGCGGTTGAGCGGTCGCTGCCCTGCTCCCGGCGCGCCGGTCCTTGGTCAATCTTCCCGTAAGCTTTGCGGTCATGCCCACGACAGATCGCGCCTCGAACCTCGCGCGCCGGCGCGGCTTCGTGGTCAGATCCTCCCGCCGCTTGGGGGTCGCCGCCGTCGTGGTCGTGACCGGGTTGTCGGTCGTCGGGGCACCTGTGCGAGCGCAGCTTCCGGAGCTGCCCCCGCTCACGCTGGCCCCGACCGACCCGGCCACGACGGACCCGGCCACGACGACCACCACACTGCTCCCGCCCATCGATGCCGAGAAGCTGCTGCCCCCGGCGCCCGCCAGCACCACGCCGCCGCCAAGTCTTCTCCCGCTACCGCTGCCCACCACGGCTGCGCCCAGGCGCACGACCACCTACAAGCCACCACCCGTGCCCCCGAGCACCCCGGTCCGGGCCACGCGTACCGCTGCGAAGGCCAAGGCGGCACCGGCCGCAACCGGCATCCCCGCCGACCGGCCCGAGGGCGCGTCGGGTGAAGCCGACAACGGTTTCGGCGCCGAGCTTCCCTTCGCGAACGACCAAGCGGCGGTCGGTTCGCTCAGCGCCGCCGACACGATGGAGCTGGGCGTCGAAGGCCGGGACCAGGTCGGTTCGCTCGCCTCGGCGGCGGCCGGCCTGCTCGTCCTCGTGCTGTTCGGCATCGCGATGTGGGTGCGACGTGAGATCCGCGAGCCCGCTCCG encodes the following:
- a CDS encoding trehalose-6-phosphate synthase, with the translated sequence MGEEARDEDERAIPVILVSNRGPIEYGRSDGERTTKRGGGGLVTALSGLAGRLDDVVWVCGALTDEDVVVSKERGGKAFEAEGDGGDPDAGDGLKVRMVQIDADQQNKFYNVISNPLLWFIQHYLWGMSTAPDVTDVETDAFHNGYVPVNQAFAEHVIEEVEARGGYATVMVQDYHFYLVPQLVRARCPDAFLHHFVHTPWPQPDAWRVLPPSMREALLCGVLGNDVVAFHTERYARNFLLGCQELLGLNVDLKKLTVETEGRTVRARWYPISVDAADLEALAASPGVLEHEKRLQERPRPNLILRVDRADLSKNIVRGFRAFDLLLDEHPELIEQVTFLALIQPSRQDVDAYVEYLERIKRVVADVNLKHGNSNWQPIDLRLEDDIDQAVAAYKLFDVLVVNAIFDGMNLVAKEAVLVNENDGVLALSENTGAHEELGRFAITLHPFDIRQQAEALHQALVMDRTERRDRLAACADIIRQNDIGKWLGEQLRDVKDLRRRQRSGSSTR